One genomic segment of Pseudomonas fortuita includes these proteins:
- the cysD gene encoding sulfate adenylyltransferase subunit CysD: MVDKLTHLKQLEAESIHIIREVAAEFDNPVMLYSIGKDSAVMLHLARKAFFPGKLPFPVMHVDTQWKFQEMYSFRDKMVEEMGLELITHVNPEGVAQGINPFTHGSSKHTDIMKTQGLKQALDKHGFDAAFGGARRDEEKSRAKERVYSFRDSKHRWDPKNQRPELWNVYNGKVNKGESIRVFPLSNWTELDIWQYIYLEGIPIVPLYFAAEREVIEKNGTLIMIDDERILEHLSEEEKARIVKKKVRFRTLGCYPLTGAVESEAETLTDIIQEMLLTRTSERQGRVIDHDGAGSMEDKKRQGYF; the protein is encoded by the coding sequence ATGGTCGACAAACTGACGCACTTGAAACAGCTGGAGGCGGAGAGCATCCACATTATCCGCGAGGTGGCCGCCGAGTTCGACAACCCGGTGATGCTGTACTCGATCGGCAAGGATTCCGCCGTGATGCTGCACCTGGCGCGCAAGGCCTTCTTCCCGGGCAAGCTGCCGTTCCCGGTGATGCACGTCGACACCCAGTGGAAATTCCAGGAGATGTACAGCTTCCGCGACAAGATGGTCGAGGAAATGGGCCTGGAACTGATCACCCACGTCAACCCTGAGGGTGTGGCGCAGGGCATCAACCCGTTCACCCATGGCAGCTCCAAGCACACCGACATCATGAAGACCCAGGGCCTGAAGCAGGCACTGGACAAGCATGGTTTCGACGCCGCCTTTGGTGGCGCGCGCCGCGACGAAGAGAAGTCGCGGGCCAAAGAGCGTGTGTATTCGTTCCGCGACAGCAAGCACCGCTGGGACCCGAAGAACCAGCGCCCCGAGCTGTGGAACGTGTACAACGGCAAGGTCAACAAGGGCGAGTCGATCCGCGTGTTCCCGCTGTCGAACTGGACCGAGCTGGACATCTGGCAGTACATCTACCTAGAAGGCATCCCGATCGTGCCGCTGTACTTCGCCGCCGAGCGTGAAGTCATCGAGAAGAACGGCACCCTGATCATGATCGACGACGAGCGTATCCTCGAGCACCTCTCCGAGGAAGAGAAAGCCCGTATCGTCAAGAAGAAGGTGCGTTTCCGTACCCTCGGTTGCTACCCGTTGACGGGGGCTGTCGAGTCGGAAGCCGAAACGCTGACCGACATCATTCAGGAAATGCTCCTGACGCGCACTTCCGAGCGCCAGGGCCGGGTCATCGACCACGATGGCGCCGGTTCCATGGAAGACAAGAAACGTCAGGGCTACTTCTAA
- a CDS encoding amino acid ABC transporter permease, with protein MNAHVFKPDMPPPVKTVGVLAWMRANLFSSWLNTLLTLFAIYLVWLIVPPLVQWALIDANWVGTTRADCTKEGACWVFVQQRFGQFMYGYYPAELRWRVDLTVWLAVIGAAPLFIKRFPRKAFYGLGFLVLYPVLAYTLLHGGYLGLESVPTSQWGGLMLTLVIATVGIVGALPLGILLALGRRSRMPAVKVVCVTFIEFWRGVPLITVLFMSSVMLPLFLPEGMSFDKLLRAMIGVILFQSAYIAEVVRGGLQAIPKGQYEAAAAMGLGYWRSMGLVILPQALKLVIPGIVNTFIALFKDTSLVIIIGLFDLLNSVKQAAADPAWLGMATEGYVFAALVFWIFCFGMSRYSMHLERKLDTGHKR; from the coding sequence GTGAATGCCCATGTTTTCAAACCCGATATGCCGCCACCGGTGAAAACCGTCGGCGTGCTCGCATGGATGCGTGCCAATCTGTTCTCCAGCTGGCTCAACACGCTGTTGACCCTGTTCGCCATCTACCTGGTATGGCTGATCGTACCGCCGCTTGTTCAGTGGGCGTTGATCGACGCCAACTGGGTCGGCACCACACGCGCCGACTGCACCAAGGAGGGCGCCTGCTGGGTGTTCGTGCAGCAGCGCTTTGGCCAGTTCATGTACGGCTACTACCCGGCCGAGCTGCGCTGGCGGGTGGACCTGACGGTGTGGCTTGCCGTCATCGGCGCTGCGCCGCTGTTCATCAAGCGCTTCCCGCGCAAGGCCTTCTACGGCCTGGGCTTCCTGGTGCTGTACCCGGTACTGGCCTACACCCTGCTGCACGGTGGGTACCTGGGCCTGGAGAGCGTACCGACCAGCCAGTGGGGCGGGCTGATGCTGACCCTGGTGATTGCCACCGTGGGTATCGTCGGCGCCTTGCCACTGGGCATCCTGCTGGCCCTGGGCCGGCGTTCGAGGATGCCGGCCGTGAAGGTGGTGTGCGTGACCTTCATCGAGTTCTGGCGCGGCGTGCCATTGATCACCGTGCTGTTCATGTCGTCGGTGATGCTGCCGTTGTTCCTGCCCGAAGGCATGAGCTTCGACAAGCTGCTGCGGGCGATGATCGGCGTGATCCTGTTCCAGTCGGCGTATATCGCCGAGGTGGTGCGCGGTGGTTTGCAGGCCATCCCCAAGGGCCAGTACGAAGCTGCCGCCGCCATGGGCCTGGGCTATTGGCGTTCGATGGGCCTGGTGATTCTGCCGCAAGCGCTCAAGCTGGTGATTCCCGGCATCGTCAACACCTTCATTGCCCTGTTCAAGGACACCAGCCTGGTGATCATCATCGGCCTGTTCGACCTGCTGAACAGCGTCAAGCAAGCCGCCGCCGACCCGGCCTGGCTGGGCATGGCTACCGAGGGCTATGTGTTCGCCGCCCTGGTGTTCTGGATTTTCTGTTTCGGTATGTCCCGCTACTCCATGCACCTGGAGCGCAAGCTGGACACTGGCCACAAGCGTTAG
- a CDS encoding amino acid ABC transporter permease: protein MQNQIGAPKGLSLNDPRVRAWLFQILTIVFVVGLGWYLFHNTQTNLQHRGITSGFDFLDRSAGFGIAQHLIPYVESDSYARVFVIGLLNTLLVTFIGVILATVLGFIIGVARLSPNWMINKLATVYVETFRNIPPLLQILFWYFAVFLTLPGPRGSINIDDMFFISNRGLNMPGASMADGFWPFVVALGVAIAATVVMVRLANKRFDETGVPFHKFWGGLALLLVIPGLSVLLFGSPVSWEVPQLKGFNFVGGWVLIPELLALTLALTIYTAAFIAEIVRSGIRSVSHGQTEAARSLGLREGPTLRKVIIPQALRVIIPPLTSQYLNLAKNSSLAAGIGYPEMVSLFAGTVLNQTGQAIEVIAITMSVYLAISISISLLMNWYNKRIALIER from the coding sequence ATGCAAAATCAAATCGGCGCACCCAAGGGCTTGTCCCTTAACGATCCGCGTGTGCGCGCGTGGCTGTTCCAGATCCTCACGATCGTCTTCGTGGTCGGCCTGGGCTGGTACCTGTTCCACAACACGCAAACCAACCTGCAACACCGGGGTATCACCTCGGGCTTCGACTTCCTCGACCGCAGTGCCGGCTTCGGCATCGCCCAGCACCTGATCCCCTATGTGGAATCCGACAGTTATGCGCGGGTGTTCGTCATCGGCCTGCTCAATACCCTGCTGGTCACCTTCATCGGCGTCATCCTGGCGACGGTTCTGGGCTTCATCATTGGGGTGGCTCGCCTGTCACCGAACTGGATGATCAACAAACTGGCGACCGTGTATGTGGAAACCTTCCGCAACATTCCGCCGCTGCTGCAGATCCTGTTCTGGTACTTCGCCGTGTTCCTGACCCTGCCGGGACCGCGCGGCAGCATCAACATCGACGATATGTTCTTCATCAGCAACCGTGGCCTGAACATGCCGGGCGCGTCCATGGCCGATGGCTTCTGGCCGTTCGTCGTTGCCTTGGGGGTGGCGATTGCCGCCACTGTCGTGATGGTGCGCCTGGCCAACAAGCGCTTCGATGAGACCGGCGTGCCGTTCCACAAGTTCTGGGGGGGGCTGGCGCTACTGCTCGTCATCCCGGGCCTGAGCGTGCTGTTGTTCGGCAGCCCGGTAAGCTGGGAGGTGCCGCAGCTCAAGGGCTTCAACTTCGTCGGTGGCTGGGTGCTGATCCCCGAACTGCTGGCGCTGACCTTGGCGCTGACTATCTACACGGCAGCTTTCATCGCTGAAATCGTGCGTTCTGGCATCCGTTCGGTCAGCCATGGCCAGACCGAGGCCGCGCGCTCGCTGGGCCTGCGCGAGGGCCCGACCCTGCGCAAGGTGATCATTCCCCAGGCACTGCGGGTGATCATTCCGCCGCTGACCAGCCAGTACCTGAACCTGGCGAAGAACTCGTCGCTGGCGGCCGGTATCGGCTACCCGGAGATGGTCTCGCTGTTCGCCGGCACCGTGCTCAATCAGACCGGCCAGGCTATCGAGGTGATCGCCATCACCATGAGTGTCTATCTCGCCATCAGCATCAGCATTTCGCTGCTGATGAACTGGTACAACAAGCGCATTGCGCTGATCGAGCGGTGA
- the cysN gene encoding sulfate adenylyltransferase subunit CysN codes for MSHQSDLISEDILAYLAQHERKELLRFLTCGNVDDGKSTLIGRLLHDSKMIYEDHLEAITRDSKKVGTTGEEVDLALLVDGLQAEREQGITIDVAYRYFSTAKRKFIIADTPGHEQYTRNMATGASTCDLAIILVDARYGVQTQTRRHSYIASLLGIKHIVVAVNKMDLKGFDEGVFESIKADYLKFAEAINLTPSSLHFVPMSALKGDNVVNHSEQSPWYAGPTLMEILETVEVAADRNFTDLRFPVQYVNRPNLNFRGFAGTIASGVVHKGDEIVVLPSGKSSRVKSIVTYEGELENAGPGQAVTLTMEDEIDISRGDLLVHADNVPPVTDQFDAMLVWMAEEPMLPGKKYDIKRATSYVPGSIASITHKVDVNTLEQGAASALQLNEIGRVKVALDTSIALDGYDSNRTTGAFIVIDRLTNGTVGAGMIIAPPVLPHGSTGQHGKQAHVSTEERALRFGQQPATVLFSGLSGAGKSTLAYAVERKLFDMGRAVYVLDGQNLRHDLNKGLPQDRAGRTENWRRAAHVARQFNEAGLLTLAAFVAPDAEGREQAKALIGKDRLVTVYVQASPLACRERDPQGLYAAGGDNIPGESFPFDVPLDADLVIDTQATSVDEGVKLVLDVLRQRGAI; via the coding sequence ATGTCGCACCAATCCGATTTGATCAGCGAAGACATCCTCGCTTATCTGGCTCAGCACGAGCGCAAAGAACTGCTGCGTTTCCTCACCTGTGGCAACGTGGATGACGGCAAGAGCACCCTGATCGGGCGCCTGCTGCACGACTCGAAGATGATCTACGAGGACCACCTCGAAGCCATCACCCGTGATTCGAAGAAAGTCGGCACTACCGGCGAAGAAGTCGACCTGGCACTGCTGGTCGACGGCCTGCAGGCCGAGCGCGAGCAGGGCATCACCATCGATGTCGCCTACCGCTACTTCTCCACCGCCAAACGCAAGTTCATCATCGCCGACACCCCTGGCCACGAGCAGTACACCCGCAACATGGCCACCGGTGCGTCCACCTGTGACCTGGCGATCATCCTGGTCGATGCCCGCTATGGCGTGCAGACCCAGACCCGCCGCCACAGCTACATTGCCTCGCTGCTGGGCATCAAGCACATCGTGGTCGCAGTCAACAAGATGGACCTGAAGGGCTTCGATGAAGGCGTCTTCGAGTCGATCAAGGCCGACTACCTGAAGTTTGCCGAAGCCATCAACCTGACCCCGAGCAGCCTGCACTTCGTACCAATGTCGGCGCTCAAGGGCGACAACGTGGTCAACCACAGCGAGCAATCGCCGTGGTACGCCGGCCCGACGCTGATGGAAATCCTCGAAACCGTCGAGGTTGCGGCCGACCGCAACTTCACCGACCTGCGCTTCCCGGTGCAGTACGTGAACCGCCCGAACCTGAACTTCCGCGGCTTCGCCGGCACCATCGCCAGTGGCGTGGTGCACAAGGGCGACGAAATCGTCGTGCTGCCGTCGGGCAAGAGCAGCCGCGTCAAGTCCATCGTCACCTACGAAGGTGAGCTGGAAAACGCCGGCCCAGGCCAAGCCGTGACCCTGACCATGGAAGACGAGATCGACATCTCCCGTGGCGACCTGCTGGTACATGCCGACAACGTGCCGCCAGTGACCGATCAGTTCGACGCCATGCTGGTGTGGATGGCCGAGGAGCCAATGCTCCCGGGCAAGAAGTACGACATCAAGCGCGCCACCAGCTATGTGCCGGGCTCGATTGCCAGCATCACCCACAAGGTCGATGTGAACACCCTGGAGCAGGGCGCTGCCAGCGCGCTGCAGCTGAACGAGATCGGCCGCGTGAAGGTAGCGCTGGACACCTCGATCGCCCTGGACGGCTACGACAGCAACCGCACCACCGGTGCGTTCATTGTCATCGACCGCCTGACCAACGGCACCGTCGGTGCCGGCATGATCATCGCGCCACCCGTTCTGCCACACGGCAGCACCGGCCAGCATGGCAAGCAGGCCCACGTGTCTACCGAAGAGCGCGCCCTGCGCTTCGGCCAGCAGCCAGCCACCGTGCTGTTCAGCGGCCTGTCCGGCGCTGGCAAGAGCACCCTGGCCTATGCCGTGGAGCGCAAGCTGTTCGACATGGGCCGTGCGGTGTACGTGCTGGACGGCCAGAACCTGCGCCACGACCTGAACAAGGGCCTGCCGCAAGACCGCGCCGGCCGCACCGAAAACTGGCGCCGCGCCGCCCATGTGGCGCGCCAGTTCAACGAAGCCGGCCTGCTGACCCTGGCTGCGTTCGTGGCCCCGGATGCCGAAGGCCGCGAACAGGCCAAGGCCCTGATCGGCAAAGACCGCCTGGTGACGGTGTACGTACAGGCTTCGCCGCTGGCTTGCCGCGAGCGTGACCCACAAGGCTTGTACGCGGCCGGTGGCGACAACATCCCGGGCGAAAGCTTCCCGTTCGATGTGCCGCTGGATGCCGACCTTGTGATCGACACCCAGGCCACCAGCGTGGATGAAGGTGTGAAACTGGTGCTGGACGTGCTGCGTCAGCGCGGCGCGATCTAA
- a CDS encoding Lrp/AsnC family transcriptional regulator, with product MPSSLDRTDRALLAALQDNARLTVAELADQVALTTSPCWRRVKLLEDNGYITGYQAILSPKSLGFGVTAFVSIMMDSHTKDMALAFEQRLMEIPEIVACHNISGRYDFLLEILARDLESFGEFTREVLQRLPGVKEIYSSFSYKAVKEKRVIPVSEKHI from the coding sequence ATGCCTTCAAGCCTCGACCGCACCGACCGCGCCCTGCTCGCCGCTTTGCAGGACAATGCCCGCCTGACCGTTGCCGAACTCGCCGACCAGGTAGCGTTGACCACCTCGCCCTGCTGGCGTCGGGTCAAACTGCTGGAAGACAACGGCTACATCACCGGCTACCAGGCCATCCTCTCGCCCAAGTCGCTGGGGTTTGGCGTGACCGCGTTCGTAAGCATCATGATGGACTCGCACACCAAGGACATGGCGCTGGCGTTCGAGCAGCGGCTGATGGAGATTCCCGAAATCGTCGCCTGCCACAACATCTCCGGGCGCTATGACTTTTTGCTGGAGATCCTGGCGCGGGACCTGGAGTCGTTCGGGGAATTCACCCGGGAAGTGCTGCAGCGGCTGCCGGGAGTGAAGGAGATCTATTCGAGTTTTTCCTACAAGGCGGTGAAGGAGAAACGGGTGATACCAGTGTCAGAGAAACATATTTAA
- the algW gene encoding Do family serine endopeptidase AlgW yields the protein MFKALRYFGWPLLTGVLIAMLIIQRFPEWVGLPSQDVNLQQAPQTTRIMQGPVSYADAVTLAAPAVVNLYTTKVVNKSAHPLFEDPQFRRFFGDNLPKQRRWESSLGSAVIMSPEGYLLTNNHVTSGADQIVVALKDGRETLARVIGSDPETDLAVLKIDLKNLPAITIGRSDTIHIGDVSLAIGNPFGVGQTVTMGIISATGRNQLGLNNYEDFIQTDAAINPGNSGGALVDANGNLVGINTAIFSKSGGSQGIGFAIPVKLALEVMKSIVEHGQVIRGWLGIEVQPLSQELAESFGMKDRPGIVVAGIFREGPAAKAGLQLGDVILSINGEPAGDGRKSMNQVARIKPNEKITIEVMRNGQQLKLVAEVGLRPPPAPAASQEEK from the coding sequence ATGTTCAAGGCTTTGCGTTACTTTGGCTGGCCCCTGCTTACCGGCGTACTGATCGCCATGCTGATCATCCAGCGCTTCCCGGAGTGGGTAGGCCTGCCCAGCCAGGACGTCAACCTGCAACAGGCACCGCAGACCACGCGGATCATGCAAGGCCCGGTGTCGTACGCCGACGCCGTGACACTGGCTGCCCCTGCAGTGGTCAACCTGTACACCACCAAGGTGGTGAACAAGAGTGCACATCCGCTGTTCGAAGACCCGCAGTTCCGCCGCTTCTTCGGCGATAACCTGCCCAAGCAGCGCCGCTGGGAGTCGAGCCTGGGCTCGGCGGTGATCATGAGCCCCGAGGGCTACCTGCTGACCAACAACCACGTCACCAGCGGCGCCGACCAGATCGTCGTGGCCCTGAAAGATGGCCGCGAAACCCTGGCCCGCGTGATCGGCAGCGACCCGGAAACCGACCTGGCGGTGCTGAAGATTGACCTGAAGAACCTGCCGGCGATCACCATAGGCCGTTCGGACACCATTCACATCGGCGACGTGTCGCTGGCCATCGGCAACCCGTTTGGTGTTGGCCAGACCGTGACCATGGGTATCATCAGCGCTACCGGCCGTAACCAGCTGGGCCTGAACAACTACGAAGACTTCATCCAGACCGACGCAGCGATCAACCCCGGCAACTCGGGCGGCGCGCTGGTCGATGCCAATGGCAACCTGGTTGGCATCAACACCGCGATTTTCTCCAAGTCCGGCGGTTCACAAGGCATTGGCTTCGCCATCCCGGTGAAACTGGCACTGGAGGTAATGAAGTCGATCGTCGAGCACGGCCAGGTGATCCGTGGCTGGCTGGGCATCGAGGTGCAACCGCTGAGCCAGGAGCTGGCCGAATCGTTCGGCATGAAGGACCGCCCGGGTATCGTGGTTGCAGGTATTTTCCGCGAAGGCCCGGCGGCCAAGGCCGGGTTGCAACTGGGTGACGTGATCCTGAGCATCAACGGCGAACCGGCCGGTGATGGCCGCAAGTCGATGAACCAAGTGGCGCGGATCAAACCCAACGAGAAGATCACCATCGAGGTGATGCGCAATGGGCAGCAGTTGAAGCTGGTTGCCGAGGTGGGGCTGCGGCCGCCGCCGGCGCCGGCTGCCAGCCAGGAAGAGAAATAA
- a CDS encoding YhcB family protein, with the protein MELSLLVWLLPTLALVIGVAVGFIVARLLPNAAPSNTQRQLDDIQKRFDSYQNEVVTHFNSTAMLVKKLTQSYQDVQDHLAEGANSLALDEVTRQRLLAALHSEAPQGPRDRLTPPKDTAEVPRDYAPKAPNSPGMLDESYGLKR; encoded by the coding sequence GTGGAACTCTCGCTCCTTGTTTGGTTGTTGCCAACCCTGGCCCTGGTCATTGGCGTGGCGGTCGGTTTCATTGTTGCCCGCCTGCTGCCCAACGCAGCACCCAGCAACACCCAGCGCCAACTGGATGACATCCAGAAGCGCTTCGACAGCTACCAGAACGAAGTGGTCACCCACTTCAACAGCACTGCCATGCTGGTCAAGAAACTGACCCAGAGCTACCAGGACGTACAGGATCACCTGGCTGAAGGCGCCAACAGCCTGGCCCTTGATGAAGTCACTCGCCAGCGCCTGCTGGCTGCCCTGCATTCCGAAGCGCCGCAAGGCCCGCGTGACCGCCTGACCCCACCGAAAGACACCGCCGAAGTGCCGCGCGACTATGCGCCAAAAGCGCCGAACTCGCCGGGCATGCTGGACGAGAGCTACGGGCTCAAGCGTTGA
- a CDS encoding amino acid ABC transporter ATP-binding protein, with protein sequence MSEAIKQPAGPEGIIQMQGVNKWYGQFHVLKDINLNVRQGERIVLCGPSGSGKSTTIRCLNRLEEHQQGRIVVDGVELTNDLKQIEAIRREVGMVFQHFNLFPHLSILENCTLAPMWVRKMPRRKAEEIAMHYLERVRIPEQAHKYPGQLSGGQQQRVAIARALCMKPKIMLFDEPTSALDPEMVKEVLDTMVGLAEDGMTMLCVTHEMGFARTVANRVIFMDKGEIVEQAAPDDFFDRPRSDRTRLFLSQILH encoded by the coding sequence ATGAGTGAAGCGATCAAGCAGCCTGCCGGCCCCGAAGGCATCATCCAGATGCAGGGTGTGAACAAGTGGTACGGCCAGTTCCATGTGCTCAAGGACATCAACCTGAACGTGCGCCAGGGCGAGCGCATTGTGCTGTGCGGGCCATCCGGCTCGGGCAAGTCCACCACCATCCGTTGCCTCAACCGCCTGGAAGAGCACCAGCAGGGGCGCATCGTGGTCGATGGCGTCGAGCTGACCAACGACCTCAAGCAGATCGAGGCCATCCGCCGTGAAGTGGGCATGGTGTTCCAGCACTTCAACCTGTTCCCGCACCTGAGCATTCTGGAAAACTGCACCTTGGCGCCGATGTGGGTGCGCAAGATGCCGCGGCGCAAGGCCGAGGAAATTGCCATGCATTATTTGGAGCGCGTGCGTATTCCCGAGCAGGCGCACAAGTACCCGGGGCAGTTGTCGGGTGGCCAGCAGCAGCGTGTGGCGATTGCCCGTGCGCTGTGCATGAAGCCGAAGATCATGCTGTTCGACGAGCCGACCTCGGCGCTGGACCCTGAAATGGTCAAGGAAGTGCTCGATACCATGGTGGGCCTGGCCGAAGACGGCATGACCATGCTCTGCGTGACCCACGAGATGGGTTTTGCCCGCACCGTGGCGAACCGGGTGATCTTCATGGACAAGGGGGAGATTGTGGAGCAGGCGGCGCCGGATGACTTCTTCGACCGGCCGCGCAGTGACCGGACCCGGTTGTTCCTGAGCCAGATCCTGCATTGA
- a CDS encoding Nif3-like dinuclear metal center hexameric protein, which yields MAVALNTLVEEAERYLGSAKIQDYCPNGLQVEGRPQVSRIVSGVTASQALLDAAVEAQADLVLVHHGYFWKGENPCITGIRQRRLKTLLNNDISLLAFHLPLDVHPEVGNNVQLARQLDITVEGPLDPENPKVVGLVGSLAEPVTARDFARRVQEVLGREPLLVEGEQMIRRVGWCTGGGQGYIDTAITAGVDLYLTGEASEQTYHSARENGVSFIAAGHHATERYGVQALGDYLARRFAVEHLFIDCPNPI from the coding sequence ATGGCCGTCGCTCTAAACACCCTGGTCGAGGAAGCCGAGCGTTACCTGGGCAGCGCGAAGATCCAGGATTATTGCCCCAATGGCCTGCAAGTAGAGGGCCGGCCGCAGGTCAGCCGTATCGTCAGTGGTGTTACCGCCAGCCAGGCGTTGCTGGATGCTGCGGTCGAGGCCCAGGCCGACCTGGTGCTGGTGCACCATGGTTACTTCTGGAAGGGTGAGAACCCGTGCATCACCGGTATCCGCCAGCGTCGTCTGAAAACCTTGCTGAACAACGACATCAGCCTGCTGGCGTTTCACCTGCCGCTGGATGTTCACCCGGAGGTGGGCAACAACGTGCAGCTGGCGCGGCAACTGGACATCACCGTCGAAGGGCCGCTGGACCCGGAGAACCCCAAGGTGGTCGGGTTGGTCGGCTCACTGGCCGAACCTGTGACTGCCCGCGATTTTGCCCGGCGGGTTCAGGAAGTGCTGGGGCGTGAGCCATTGCTGGTGGAGGGGGAGCAGATGATCCGCCGGGTCGGCTGGTGCACCGGTGGCGGGCAGGGTTACATCGACACGGCGATTACCGCCGGGGTGGACCTGTACCTGACCGGCGAGGCGTCGGAGCAGACCTATCACAGTGCGCGCGAGAATGGCGTCAGTTTCATTGCTGCCGGGCACCATGCCACCGAGCGTTACGGGGTGCAGGCACTGGGCGATTACCTGGCGCGGCGGTTTGCCGTGGAGCACCTGTTCATTGATTGCCCCAATCCCATTTGA
- a CDS encoding methionine gamma-lyase: MRDSHNNTGFSTRAIHHGYDPLSHGGALVPPVYQTATYAFPTVEYGAACFAGEEAGHFYSRISNPTLALLEQRMASLEGGEAGLALASGMGAITSTIWTLLRPGDELIVGRTLYGCTFAFLHHGIGEFGVKIHHVDLNDAKALKAAINSKTRMIYFETPANPNMQLVDIAAVVEAVHGRDVLVVVDNTYCTPYLQRPLELGADLVVHSATKYLSGHGDITAGLVVGRKALVDRIRLEGLKDMTGAVLSPHDAALLMRGIKTLALRMDRHCANALEVAKFLARQPQVELIHYPGLPSFAQYDLARRQMRLPGGMIAFELKGGIEAGRRFMNALQLFARAVSLGDAESLAQHPASMTHSSYTPQERAHHGISEGLVRLSVGLEDVEDLLLDIEEALGHL, from the coding sequence ATGCGCGACTCCCATAACAACACCGGTTTTTCCACGCGGGCCATTCACCATGGCTACGACCCGCTTTCCCACGGAGGCGCCCTGGTGCCGCCGGTGTACCAGACCGCTACCTATGCCTTCCCCACTGTTGAATACGGCGCTGCTTGCTTCGCCGGGGAAGAGGCAGGGCACTTCTACAGCCGCATCTCCAATCCCACCTTGGCCTTGCTTGAGCAACGCATGGCCTCGTTGGAGGGCGGTGAGGCGGGATTGGCGCTGGCGTCGGGTATGGGCGCCATTACCTCGACCATCTGGACCCTGTTGCGCCCCGGTGATGAACTGATCGTCGGGCGCACCCTGTATGGCTGTACCTTCGCGTTTCTGCACCATGGGATTGGCGAGTTCGGAGTCAAGATTCACCATGTCGACCTCAATGACGCCAAGGCCCTCAAAGCGGCGATCAACAGTAAAACGCGGATGATCTACTTCGAAACGCCGGCCAACCCCAATATGCAACTGGTCGACATCGCAGCGGTGGTCGAGGCTGTACATGGGAGAGACGTGCTTGTGGTAGTCGACAACACCTACTGCACGCCGTACCTGCAGCGGCCACTGGAGCTGGGGGCGGACCTGGTGGTGCATTCGGCGACCAAGTACCTCAGCGGCCATGGCGACATCACCGCCGGCCTGGTGGTGGGGCGCAAGGCGTTGGTCGACCGGATTCGCCTGGAAGGGCTCAAAGACATGACCGGGGCTGTGCTGTCACCGCATGACGCTGCGTTGTTGATGCGGGGTATAAAGACCTTGGCGCTGCGCATGGACCGGCATTGCGCCAATGCCCTGGAGGTGGCGAAGTTCCTGGCCCGGCAGCCCCAGGTGGAATTGATTCACTATCCGGGCTTGCCGTCGTTTGCCCAGTACGACCTGGCACGGCGGCAGATGCGTTTGCCGGGCGGGATGATTGCCTTTGAGCTCAAGGGCGGTATCGAGGCCGGGCGGCGCTTCATGAATGCCCTGCAGCTATTTGCGCGGGCGGTGAGCCTGGGGGATGCCGAGTCGCTGGCGCAACACCCGGCGAGCATGACGCACTCCAGTTACACGCCCCAGGAGCGCGCCCATCACGGGATATCGGAGGGGCTGGTGAGATTGTCGGTTGGGCTGGAGGATGTGGAGGATCTGCTGCTGGATATCGAGGAGGCGCTGGGGCATCTGTAG
- a CDS encoding bacteriocin immunity protein, with the protein MVIRLKHCLADYSYDEFRLIVEALIQATGSRAWQDRLLEHFIEVVEHPDGADLIYYPEEDRGRCAEQVMARVLEWRASKGLAVFRIKIN; encoded by the coding sequence ATGGTGATCAGGCTGAAACACTGCCTGGCCGACTATTCATACGATGAGTTCCGGCTGATTGTTGAGGCGTTGATTCAGGCGACAGGCTCGCGTGCTTGGCAGGATCGATTGCTGGAACACTTTATCGAAGTGGTTGAACATCCTGATGGCGCTGACCTTATCTATTACCCCGAGGAAGATCGGGGAAGATGCGCCGAGCAGGTCATGGCGCGCGTCTTGGAATGGAGAGCGTCAAAGGGTCTTGCAGTGTTCAGAATTAAAATTAACTAG